In Gemmatimonadaceae bacterium, the genomic window CGGACGATCCGGGATCATGAGAATACCCGGAACGCGGTCATGCTCCATCGCCAACTCGACGTCGATGCGATGTCCACCTGGTACGTCGCGACTAGCTGTCACGACGCCGGGAACTTGGATCGGTGTTCTTACCCGCTTCATAGCGGTGCCCTATAAAAGCAAAATCGGGCCCATTAAAGCGCAAAACGTGGCGTTCTTCTTGAACACCCCTCCGTTGACGCGCGAGGTGCGAGCTTGGAGAATTCGCCAGTCCCTTCACCAGCACCACCTATTGCGATTAGAGCACGAGACGCGCGGCCGGTGACGCCCGCCACCCGATCACGGCCGATCAAACACTGGCTGCTCACCGGACTCTCATTTTCCGCGGTGATCGGCGTTTCGGTGTACATGATCGCCGAGTGGTGGGATCAGGGATCGCTGAACTTGCCCTTGCGATCGCACGTCCTGGCGATCCTCGCCGTCGTCGCGGAGGTGGTTGCTCGCTCGCTCAAGTTGACGTGGAGCGCGAAGGCGGTGCGCATCCGGTTACCGTTTCGCATTTCCTTACGTACCAGCCTCGCGGGTGACTTCGGCGGCGCGATCACTCCCGCTCGAAGTGGCGCCGAGCCGGCGCGCTTCCTCGTGCTCGTCGAGGCGGGAGTCGTCGCGACCAATGCACTCGTCGTCCTGTTCGCCGAGCTGCTGCTCGAGGCGCTTTCGCTCGCGTTCGTGGTGCTCGTGGTGGCGATCGTCTTCCGCAATGCGGGCAGAGTTCTCGGCGCACTCATAGGCGTGGTCGGTGTATATGCGGGCTTCGTCCTCGGAATTGCCGTGCTCGCCGTGGTGCTGGCCCGTCGCCACGTTGGGGACGCGGCGCCCCGCTGGGCAGAGCGCATCGGCCTTCGGGCCGGACGCTGGCGCGTGATTGGACAGTGGCTCGCGCGCGTACGCATGGCGGTCGACGCCGTGCAGAACGTCAAGATCTCGTGGGCGCTCGCCGCGTTTCTCGCGTCGGTGACGCACGTCGCGATGAGACTCTGTGTATTGCCGTTGCTGGTGCTCCCCGCGGTGACGGAGCCGGTCCCGCTCGCGCCGCTCGCGCTCTGGCCGCTGGGATTCCTGTATGGCGCGGCGGTCGTTCCAGCACCGGGCGGTGGCGGCGCGGTGGAGCTGGCCTTCCGAGCCGCGTTAGGCAAAGTTATTCCTGCGCACGCCTTCCCCGCGGCCCTCGTCTGGTGGCGATTCTACACCTTCTACATCTATATCGCGTTAGGCGCGATCATCGCCGGCGGCGTCGCGTTGCGCGCGGTTCGCAAGACCGATGAGCTCGAGGAAGAGCTGGAACGAGCCTGACCTCCGTGCGCGGCGCGAGCGGGAGCAGGGTCCGGAGGGGCAGCTAGCGGCAACACTGGGTTCTTCGGGAAATCCCGGGAGAATCGCGTCGAGACCGAGCTCCAGAAGCGAGACGTGAGTAGTGAGCTCCGGCCTTGTCGATGTGGCACTCACGCATCTCACCCCCCATCGGGGGGTGAGATGCCCGCGACGCCTCACGGAGTAGGCCGGATCTCACCACTCACTTCTCGACCCTCGAGCTCACGCGCTTTCCCGAAATTCCCCGATGATCCCTACGCTCTACGCGACAGTTTCTTCGACCATCGCCCCGGCCGGGAAGTACGCGTTGCGCACGTACTGCTCTACCATCCGCTGCGTGTTGAAGAACGATCCATTCAACGCGATCGCAGAACGCATTACTTCAGCGTAAGCGAATGGAAGTCCGTAAAAAAGCGGCAGGATTACGCGCTCGAGTTTCAGGTAAAGATCCGACGCGTCCTTCGACTGATCGCCTTCTGAGCTCGACGTTCCGATCGACCAGCCCGTGACGCCCTCGATGTGGCCCTCGATCCACCAACCGTCGAGCACCGAGAGACTCGGCACGCCGTTGAGCGCTCCCTTCATGCCGCTCGTGCCCGAGGCCTCGAGGGGCTTCATCGGGTTGTTGAGCCAGAGGTCGACGCCGGCGACCATCTTCGCCGCGATCTCCATCTCGTAGTTCTCGACGTAGACGATCTTCACCGCGTCGGCGAGCTTCAGCGACGCTTCATGGATGCGGCGAATGAGCTCCTTGCCGCCGACGTCGTGCGGATGCGCCTTGCCGCCGAACACGATCTGGATCGGACCGATCGAATCGGCGATCTGCAGCAGGCGCTCGGGATTCGAGATCACTAAATCGGCGCGCTTGTACGGCGTGGCGCGACGCGCGAACCCGATCGTGAACACCTTCGGATCGAGCGTGACGCCGCTGCGCGCCGTGATCTCCTCGAGGAGAACGTGCTTCGCCTCGGCGTGCGCGGCGCGAATCTCCTGCAGCGGAATGCCAATCGCATAACGCAGGTAGTAGTTGTCGGAGCGCCACTCGGGAATGCGGCGATCGAACAACGCCTGAAACGACGGCGACGTCCAGGTCGACGCATGGACGCCGTTCGTGATCGAGTTGATCGGGTAGCTCGGAAACATCCCCTGCGACACTTCGCGATGCTTCATCGCGACGCCGTTGACGAAGCGCGAGAGGCGAAGCGCGAGGTGCGTCAGGTTGAGCGTTCCCTCACCGATGCACTGCGCCTGCTCGAGCAGCGCGACCTGCTCGGCGCCTAACACATGGCGCACCATGTCGACCGGAAACTTGTCGTGACCAGCCGGGACCGGCGTGTGCGTCGTGAAAACGACACGGCGCCTGACGGCGTCGATGTCCGACTCGTCGAGCTCGAATCGCGCGCGCCCGTCGAGCTGCCACTCGAGGAGACACAGCGTCAAGAGCGCTGAGTGGCCTTCGTTGAGGTGGTAGTGCACCTCGCCGTTGTAGCCGAGCGCGCGGAGAATCGCCGCGCCGCCCATGCCGAGAACGACCTCCTGGCACAGCCGGTAATGACTGTCGCCACCATAGAGATAGTCGGTGAGCGTCTGATCCCACGGCGTGTTCTCGGGAACCGCGGTGTCGAGCAGGAACACCGGAACCTCGTGCCCCGATACGCCGCGGATAATGTATCGCCACGCGCGAACGCGAACCGTTCGCCCTTCGATCTGTACCGATGCGCTCACCGGCAGAAGATCGAGGACATCTTCGGGACGCCATGCGACCGGCTGCTCGGTCTGCGTGCCGGCGTGGTCGAGATGCTGCTCGAAATAGCCCTTCCGGTGAAGCAGCGTGATGCCGATCATCGGCACGGCCAGATCTGCGGCGGAACGCAGCGTATCACCCGCCAAAACGCCAAGGCCGCCGCTGTACGTGGGGACTGCCTGTTCCAGGCAGATCTCCATCGAGAAATAGGCGACCGTCGAGTTTATAGAAACCAAAGTCATTTATGTCTCAAGTAAATCGGACCAACGAATCGTTATACACCCGGGACGAATGGACGCTTCGACGGTTGGGCAATGCCCTCCTCCCGACGGCTAAAGCGTGTGTGTCCCAAATGAATCGTAACGATGCTCGTTGAGTAATCCGTGCCAGCGCATCGGCCGTGCCGGCCTGAGCCCTGAGCGCTTTGAAATACGACGACATAGCCATCGTGGGACCCGGCGTCGGTCATCCCGCGTTTGGCGACTCCGTAATACACAGCTTTTGACGATCGATGCAACGGTGAGAAACGACGTCGTACTCTTACGGGCTGAGCAATACGGCCATTGGCAGGACCGTCAACATGTGCCCGCGAACGCCGGATGTCGAGCCGCTCGCAAGATCAACATTTCCCCCTCGTAAGACGTCGCGGAACGAACCCGTGCGGACAGCGGTTGGAAGCACAATCTCGGTGTCCCTCCAATCCGGAGCCACGCGGTCGGATTGCGCGCTTCCGGCGAGGAGGCGCGGCGCGATCACGACCAGCTGCGCGTCGTCGGTGCTGCGAAGGAAGACCACGAGATGCTTCGCGTGTGCACCGCGCACCTCGATCGGCTCATAGGACCCGCGACCAAAAAGTGCTGCGTGCTCGCGTCGAATGTTGAGTAGACGCTGCAGCACCGCGAGCTTGAGGCGCTCGTCCGACGGGTGCAGCGACTCGAGCGATCCTGCCGGCAGCGACGCGAGCAACTCTTCTCGTCTCGAGTAATCCACAGCGCGCCGGTTGTCCGGATCCACGAGTGAGAAGGTCCAGAGCTCGTCGCCCTGATAGGTGTCGGGGACGCCGGGCGCCGTCAGCTGCAGCACGAGACGCGCGAGCGCGTTCCAGTGCCCGACGTTCGCGATCTTCGCGACGAAGCGAGCGACGTCGGCCAGGAAGGGCGCATCGTCGTCACCGCCGAGAATGGCGGCGATGAATTGCTTGAGCGCAGCTTCGTACGCGGCGTCGGGTTCGGTCCAGCTCGTTCGCGTCTTTGCTTCCTTGACTGCCTTGAGCATGTACTGCTCGAGCCGCGCCCGCGCCGAAGCGAGCCAGGCGCGATCGGGCAGGTCATCGGCCCGGCGCCCCGGTCGCGGCGAGGGCCACATGCCGATGAGCGTTTGATAAACGAGGTACTCGGTGTTGGTATCTGGCGCGAGGCGTCCACCGACGGTCGCGCGATGCCGCCGGTTGAGCCGCCGCCAACGCGTTATGCAGCGCTGCCACTCCGGCGCGCACTCGGTGAGCACGTCGAGCCGCGCACGCAAATCCGCGCTGCGCTTCGTGTCGTGCGTGTTCACGCAGGTGAGCGACGAGGGCCAGTGGCAGGCGCGATCCGCATTCGCGCGATGGAACCGGCTGACGGCGTCATCGAGCGGCCGGTCGGGCGCACCGCCAACTTCGTTTCGCGAGACGAGTGGAACGTAAATGTAGAGCGCAGTATCCTCGACGCCTTTCGCCGCTGCTGGGCCGCTCGTCTGCTGCAGACGCTGCACGAAGTCGAGCGCCGGCTCGCCGGCACGGCCAAGCATGGCGTCGCGAATGAGATCGAGCGTCGCCGACGCCCCCGCGCCGTTACGCTCCCGCGCGATCCGGATCGCGCCATCTACAATCGCCACGTCCTGCGCATCCGGAGTCGCCGACCGGCCGTCCACGTAGGTGCGATAGACGGGCAGCGCGGCAATGTACTGGACGATCGCCCTTCGAACTCGATCCGCGTCGTCGCTCGTCGGCGCGAGGGGCCGCACGAGGCGCGTGACGTCGGCGCGCAGCGGGCCGTCCAGCATCTTGACCTTCCCCGCCCACGCGACGTCGGCGAAGGTGGCGGTCGTTAGGCGCCGCGCCGAGCGATACGCCCGCTCGACCGCGGCATAACCTTCGGGATCGAGAAAGACGTCCTCGAGATCGTTGAGAAACTCATAACCGGTCGTCCCCTGTACCGGCCAGCTGCGCCGCAGCTGCTCGCCGGCCGACAATATCTTCTCGACGACGATTGGAAACGTCTCGCCGTCTTCACGGGCATGCTCGACCCGCTTGCGCAGCCGCTCGAGGTAGCCTAACGGGTCGAGGAGCCCGTCGACGTGGTCGATCCGGAGGCCGTCGATCACTCCCTCGGCGACCAGCGACAGCACAAAGTCGTGCGTCGCGTCGAAGACGACCGGATCCTCCTGCCTGAGCGCGACGAGATCGTTCACGTCGAAGAAACGACGATAGTTGATCTCGTCGGGCGCGCGACGCCACGACGTGAGGCGATAGTGCTGCGCGTCGAGCAGTGCACGGAATCGGCGCTGCCCGTCGTCACCCGAGAGAAAGATCCGGGTATCGGTGACCGCGGTGGGGTCGAAGCGTGCGAGCTGCAGCTCGTCCGACATCGATGCGGGATCGACGGGCCACGAGCTCTCACCGTAGCACAGGCGTGGTGTCTTCTCCTTCACGTCGAAGGTGATCTCACCGCGCGCGAGCACGGCGTCGAGCTCGTCCTTCAGCACGGGCAGCACGATCTTGTTCCGCCCCGACGTCCAATCGACATCGAACCATTCTGCATAACGAGAGCGCAGCCCGTGCGTGAGCACGTCCTCCCAGTAGGGATTCGCCGGTCCGATGCCCATGTGATTGGGCACGATGTCGAGCAGAATTCCCATTCCCTTCGCCTCGAGCTCGCTCGCGAGCGCGCGCAAATCGTCGAGCGTGCCGATCTCCGGATTGATGCGCGTCGGGTCGACGACGTCATAGCCATGCATGCTGCCGGGCCGCGCCGCGAGAATCGGCGAGCAGTAAAGGTGCGAGATCCCCAGTCGCTCGAGATAGGGCACGATGCGACGGACGTCGTTCAGCGTGAACGTCTTGTTGAGCTGGACGCGGTAGGTCGCGCTGAGTCGCGAGCGGCGAGTGACGAGTGGCGACTCGGTCATTTTCTACGATCGGCACAGCGGAGCGCTGCTCGAACCTGCTCGCTCGTCCTCATCTCCTCGAGCGTCATCGACATCTTGCGCGTCCAGCTCGCGTGCTTCTCCGGGCCGACGCCCGGCACGTTCACGGCGTCCACCTCGCCGGCGAGATCGTCGAGCGAGACGCCGACGAGCTCCGTCGGCGTCTTGCACAGAAACTCGTGGATGGCACCGCGAAGCTCCGCGTCGTTAGGCGCACGCCCCGGCGCGATGACCTTCTCACGCACGAGACGCTCGAGCAGTGCTGCCTTGTCCTGCTCGCGTTCCGCCTGTGCCTTGCCTTTCGCATCCGCGTCCGCGATCAAGCCGACCCGCGCGCGGTCCTCGATGTCCTGACCGCGCCAGAAGCCGGCGAGCGTCGCCATGTCGTGCGTGTTCGCCGTCGCCAGCGCGAGCGGCGGGTAGCGATCCGCCGCGGAAAAGCAGCCGCGCTTGTCTCGCTCGAAGTACAGCACCTTCGACGACAACACGCCCCACTTCTCGAGTGCGGGTGGAACCTCCTTCGGCACCGTACCGAGGTCCTCGCCGACGACGAGCGCGTTGTGCCTAACGCTTTCCAGCGCGAGAATCCCGAGCAGGTCGGCCGACGGATAGCTCACATACGCGCCTTCTCTGCCCGTCTTCCCCTCGGGAATCCAGAACAGGCGGAAGAGGCCCATCACGTGGTCGATGCGCAGGGCGCCCGCATGTCGAAATCCGCTCTGCACGAGGCGAATGAAATACCGATATCGATCCCGGCGCAGCGCGCGCGGATCGATCGGCGGGAGCCCCCAGTTCTGGCCCGTCGCCGCGTACGGATCGGGCGACGCACCAATGCTCGCGCCCCGCACGAAGAGCGTCGGATTCGACCACGTGTCCGCGCCCCCTGGTGACGTACCGATCGCCAGATCCTGGTACAGGCCAATCGAGAGCTTCGCGCCGCGCGCGGCGATCGCGACGTCGCCGAGCTGGCGATCGAGCTCGAATTGGATCCACCGATGCAGATCGATCCCCTCGGCGTGCAGCCGCTGGAGCTCCGTCACCGCGTCCGATGCCGGATCGTGAAAGGTCGCGGGCCACTCGCGCCAATTCCACGACCGCCGCGACTCCGCGATCGACATGAAGGTCGCGAAGCGCGTGAGCTCGGGATCGTTGGCGCGAACGAACTCGTCGTAGGCAGTTCGGCGTTCGCCGTCTCCGCCGCGCGCGAAAACGCGGTGCAGCTCCTCGAGCACCGGCATCTTGATCGCCATCACCTGCGCATACTGCACCTGCGGATTCTCCCGAAGCGCCTCGAGCTCGGCCTCGAGCTCCGGGTGATCGAGACGTTGCGCCACGTTAGGCGCACGATGCAACTCCGGAACGCCCTTCACATCGATGTAGATCGGATTCCGAAAGATGCGGCTCACCGGGCTGTACGGGCTGATGCCGTCGCCCGTGTTCGCGAGCGCGTGCAGCGGGTTCACGCCAACGAAGGCGCCGCCGAGCGAACCGGTCCACTCGATGAGCTGCTTCAGATCGCTGAAGTCGCCGACGCCCCAGTTCTGCGCGCTGCGCACCGTGTAGAGGTTGGCCACCAGGCCAAACGCGCGCCGGTCGCCGAGCAGATCGCGCGCCTGCACGCACCGCGACGGTACGACAATGAACGTTTGCTCGGCGCTGGTCGTTCGCTTACCGCTGTCGAGCGTCAGGCGCAGTTGATGATAGCCCAGCGCAGGATAGTCGGGCCACGGAATGGAAAGCTCGGCGAAACGGCCCTCGGGCCACACGCCGTCGGCGCTTCGCGTCTCGCCGGTTTCGAGGGTGAGCTCGAGGCGCCACCGCGCGGTGGCGTTAGGCGGCGAAGCCAATCGCGCCGCGACGTGCCGAACCGGAGAATCGTCGGTGAACTCGACCACGCGAACCGGCGGGATCAGCTCCCGACGCTCGGCGAGACGCAGGGCACGCAGCGCCGTGTCGGCCGCCGCTTCCGTCGAGGCGTCGATCCCCATCGCCGACAGCAGCGCGACGCGCGACTCGTTCGACGTCTGACGCCACTCCGTGCCGGTTTGGTCCAGATACTTCGGAACGATCCCGACCGCGTCGGCCAATCGCCGCACCGCCGACACTTTGGTTTTCGTAGCCACCTTCACCCTCGAAACAACATTCCGGGAACGGTTGACGTCAGCGGAGCCGCTGATACCACTGACACGGCCCTGAGACCGCTGACGGGCTCCGTGTACAGAGATACCTCCGCGCCCAAGGACGTTTTGAATTTGTGAATGCGTCGGGAGGCTCCCCTGACCGCGGCACACTTCCCGAGGCATTTAAACAAAAAACCCTTTGCTACTTGCCGCATGGAGCCGTCCCTGCTGAGGAGTAAGTCAGTGGTGTCAGCGCCGTGTCAGTGGTGTCAGTGACCCCCTGACCTCAACTGCATCCCGAAATTCCAGGATCAGCCCCTTGGCCCGATGATCACCGCTGCCAACGGCGGCAGCGTCAGCGCAACGGACTGCGGATAGCCATGGAACGCCGACGGCTCCGTCTCGAGCGTATCGAAGGCCCCGTAGCCACTGCCGCCCCACTCCTGATCGTCGCTCGATAGCAGCTTCACATACGTGCCGCTGTCGGGAACGCCGATGCGATACGATTCGCGCGGCACCGGCGTGAGATTGAGCACGACCAGCACGTGGCGCTCGCCGTCGCGACGCACATACGAGATCACCGAGTTCGCGCGATCGGCGACGTCGACCCAGCCGAATCCTTCCCAGCTCGGATCTTCACGCCAGAGCGCGGACTGACCGCGATACAGATGCCCGAGCCGGCCAACGTACGACGCGTACGCGGCGCGTTCCGGCGCGTCGAGCAGGTGCCAGTCGAGGCTGCGATCGTGATCCCATTCGTTAGGCGTCGCGAGCTCCGTTCCCATGAACAGGAGCTTCTTGCCCGGACGCGTCAGCATGTACGCCAGCAGCAACCGAAGATTCGCGAGCTTCTGCCAGTGATCACCCGGCATCTTGCTGTACAGCGAACCCTTGAGGTGAACCACCTCGTCATGCGATAGCGGCATGAGGAAGTGCTCACCGTACTCGTACATCATCGCGAAGGTGAGCTGATCGTGATGATGGAATCGGTAGACCGGGTCCTTCGTGAAGTAGACCAGGGTGTCGTGCATCCATCCCATGTTCCACTTGAACGTGAAGCCCAGCCCGCCCTCCGGCGCCGGCTTGGTCACGTTCGGCCAGGCCGTCGATTCTTCGGCGACGGTGAAGCAGCCCGGCTCTTCATCTCGGATCGTCTCGTTGAACTGCTTCAGAAACTCGATCGCCTCGAGATTCTCGCGTCCGCCGAAGCGATTCCGCATCCATTCGCCGGCCTTGCGGCTGTAGTCGAGATAGAGCATCGACGCGACGGCGTCGACCCGCAGGCCGTCGGCGTGGAACTCCTCGAGCCAGTAGAGCGCATTGGCAACGAGGAAATTTCTCACCTCGTTGCGACCGTAATTGAAGATGAGCGTTCCCCAATCGGGATGCTCGCCTAACCGCGGATCGGCGTGCTCGAAGAGCGCCGTTCCGTCAAAGCGACGGAGTGCGTAGTCGTCCTTCGGAAAGTGCGCCGGCACCCAGTCGAGAACGACGCCGATGCCGTGCTGATGGAGCGTATCGACGAAGAACCGGAAATCGTCGGGCGTGCCATAGCGCGACGTCGGCGCGTAGTAGCCGCTCACCTGATAGCCCCACGAACCGTAGAACGGATGCTCCATCACCGGCATCAGCTCGACGTGCGTGAAACCGAGCCGGTTCACGTGTTCGGCGAGGCGCGGTGCAATCTCGCGATACGTGAGCGGTCGGTGCCCTTCTTCGGGAACGCGCGCCCATGAGCCGAGGTGCATTTCGTAAATCAGCACCGGCTCGTGGAGTACATCCCAATGTCCTTTGTTGTCGCGACGCATCATCCAGTCGCTGTCGGCCCACTGATACGCGCCCTCTTGCTGCACGATCGACGCGGTGCCGGGGTATTGCTCGAGCTTGAACGCGAAGGGATCGCTCTTTACGCGGATGAGGCCTTCGGTCGTCAGCATTTCGAACTTGTACAACGCCCCAGGTCTGATCTCCGGGACGAACACCTCGAACACTCCGGAGCCGCCCATGGAGCGCATCGGGAAGATGCGTCCATCCCAGCCGCTGAAATCCCCGACGACGCTGACGCGTTTGGCGTTAGGCGCCCAGACCGCAAAACTGGTCCCTTCGACGCCCTCCATCGTGCGAACGTGCGCGCCGAGCTTCTCCCAGAGACGCCGGTGCGTGCCTTCGCCGAAGAGGTGAAGGTCCACGTCGCCGATCGTCGGCAAGAACCGATACGGATCCTCGCGCTCCCAGACCGCTCCGTCCGCAAAATGGAATCGCAACCGGTATCGCAACGGCAATGTCGCGCCGGGAATGAACCCGCAAAAAAGGTTCGAGAGTCCTGTCGCCGTCGTGTCGAGCGGGACTATGACTCCGCCCACATCGAGCACCGCCTCGGCGGCGATCGCGTTAGGCATGAGCGCGCGAATCACGACGCCGCTCGTGCCCGCGACGGTCACCGTGTGCGCGGCGAGGACGTCGTGGGGCTGCGAGTGTTCGCCGGCAAGGAGACGGCCGAGATCGCCCGGGGCCGGCAGCAGCGCGGCGAACGAGGCGGCTTTGCCGCCGGTCGAGCGCCCGCGAGGTGGCTTCGCCGGCTTCGCAGCCGGTTCCTCCACGCGCGTGAGCAATGCGTCACCGTGCGGTGGGAGCTCGTCGTGTTGGTCTTCGGGCATGCCTCCGCTCGCTCTCTTCGGTGCGACGCGCACCGTCGCTTTCTTAGCCACACGCGCCGGACGCTCCGCGGTGGAACTGCTGCCTGCCTCACGTCGGGACGCGTCGCTCTTCTCCTTTGAATCACCACGCGGTGTAGTCTCTGGCGCGTTGGCTTCCGCCGCGCGGCTCGACTTGCTTTTGCCGCTTTTCGGCGAGCGTGCACGCGGTCGCTCGCGGTCGGGTGGCGGACTTTCGCGCGGGTCCTTCTCGTCGTCTCTGGGTTCGGGGCTCATCTCTCGTCTCCTCGCCGGATGCTCCCGTTAGGCAGCGCTCGCATCGCGCGCCGGCACCGCGGGCTCCCCTTCGGGAGGCGTCGCGCCGAGCCGGCGTTCAGTCCCATGACGCAGCAACAGCAGCGAGTGCGCGGCCACCACCACCGATGACC contains:
- a CDS encoding flippase-like domain-containing protein; protein product: MTPATRSRPIKHWLLTGLSFSAVIGVSVYMIAEWWDQGSLNLPLRSHVLAILAVVAEVVARSLKLTWSAKAVRIRLPFRISLRTSLAGDFGGAITPARSGAEPARFLVLVEAGVVATNALVVLFAELLLEALSLAFVVLVVAIVFRNAGRVLGALIGVVGVYAGFVLGIAVLAVVLARRHVGDAAPRWAERIGLRAGRWRVIGQWLARVRMAVDAVQNVKISWALAAFLASVTHVAMRLCVLPLLVLPAVTEPVPLAPLALWPLGFLYGAAVVPAPGGGGAVELAFRAALGKVIPAHAFPAALVWWRFYTFYIYIALGAIIAGGVALRAVRKTDELEEELERA
- the glgP gene encoding alpha-glucan family phosphorylase: MTLVSINSTVAYFSMEICLEQAVPTYSGGLGVLAGDTLRSAADLAVPMIGITLLHRKGYFEQHLDHAGTQTEQPVAWRPEDVLDLLPVSASVQIEGRTVRVRAWRYIIRGVSGHEVPVFLLDTAVPENTPWDQTLTDYLYGGDSHYRLCQEVVLGMGGAAILRALGYNGEVHYHLNEGHSALLTLCLLEWQLDGRARFELDESDIDAVRRRVVFTTHTPVPAGHDKFPVDMVRHVLGAEQVALLEQAQCIGEGTLNLTHLALRLSRFVNGVAMKHREVSQGMFPSYPINSITNGVHASTWTSPSFQALFDRRIPEWRSDNYYLRYAIGIPLQEIRAAHAEAKHVLLEEITARSGVTLDPKVFTIGFARRATPYKRADLVISNPERLLQIADSIGPIQIVFGGKAHPHDVGGKELIRRIHEASLKLADAVKIVYVENYEMEIAAKMVAGVDLWLNNPMKPLEASGTSGMKGALNGVPSLSVLDGWWIEGHIEGVTGWSIGTSSSEGDQSKDASDLYLKLERVILPLFYGLPFAYAEVMRSAIALNGSFFNTQRMVEQYVRNAYFPAGAMVEETVA
- the treY gene encoding malto-oligosyltrehalose synthase, with protein sequence MTESPLVTRRSRLSATYRVQLNKTFTLNDVRRIVPYLERLGISHLYCSPILAARPGSMHGYDVVDPTRINPEIGTLDDLRALASELEAKGMGILLDIVPNHMGIGPANPYWEDVLTHGLRSRYAEWFDVDWTSGRNKIVLPVLKDELDAVLARGEITFDVKEKTPRLCYGESSWPVDPASMSDELQLARFDPTAVTDTRIFLSGDDGQRRFRALLDAQHYRLTSWRRAPDEINYRRFFDVNDLVALRQEDPVVFDATHDFVLSLVAEGVIDGLRIDHVDGLLDPLGYLERLRKRVEHAREDGETFPIVVEKILSAGEQLRRSWPVQGTTGYEFLNDLEDVFLDPEGYAAVERAYRSARRLTTATFADVAWAGKVKMLDGPLRADVTRLVRPLAPTSDDADRVRRAIVQYIAALPVYRTYVDGRSATPDAQDVAIVDGAIRIARERNGAGASATLDLIRDAMLGRAGEPALDFVQRLQQTSGPAAAKGVEDTALYIYVPLVSRNEVGGAPDRPLDDAVSRFHRANADRACHWPSSLTCVNTHDTKRSADLRARLDVLTECAPEWQRCITRWRRLNRRHRATVGGRLAPDTNTEYLVYQTLIGMWPSPRPGRRADDLPDRAWLASARARLEQYMLKAVKEAKTRTSWTEPDAAYEAALKQFIAAILGGDDDAPFLADVARFVAKIANVGHWNALARLVLQLTAPGVPDTYQGDELWTFSLVDPDNRRAVDYSRREELLASLPAGSLESLHPSDERLKLAVLQRLLNIRREHAALFGRGSYEPIEVRGAHAKHLVVFLRSTDDAQLVVIAPRLLAGSAQSDRVAPDWRDTEIVLPTAVRTGSFRDVLRGGNVDLASGSTSGVRGHMLTVLPMAVLLSP
- the malQ gene encoding 4-alpha-glucanotransferase, with the translated sequence MATKTKVSAVRRLADAVGIVPKYLDQTGTEWRQTSNESRVALLSAMGIDASTEAAADTALRALRLAERRELIPPVRVVEFTDDSPVRHVAARLASPPNATARWRLELTLETGETRSADGVWPEGRFAELSIPWPDYPALGYHQLRLTLDSGKRTTSAEQTFIVVPSRCVQARDLLGDRRAFGLVANLYTVRSAQNWGVGDFSDLKQLIEWTGSLGGAFVGVNPLHALANTGDGISPYSPVSRIFRNPIYIDVKGVPELHRAPNVAQRLDHPELEAELEALRENPQVQYAQVMAIKMPVLEELHRVFARGGDGERRTAYDEFVRANDPELTRFATFMSIAESRRSWNWREWPATFHDPASDAVTELQRLHAEGIDLHRWIQFELDRQLGDVAIAARGAKLSIGLYQDLAIGTSPGGADTWSNPTLFVRGASIGASPDPYAATGQNWGLPPIDPRALRRDRYRYFIRLVQSGFRHAGALRIDHVMGLFRLFWIPEGKTGREGAYVSYPSADLLGILALESVRHNALVVGEDLGTVPKEVPPALEKWGVLSSKVLYFERDKRGCFSAADRYPPLALATANTHDMATLAGFWRGQDIEDRARVGLIADADAKGKAQAEREQDKAALLERLVREKVIAPGRAPNDAELRGAIHEFLCKTPTELVGVSLDDLAGEVDAVNVPGVGPEKHASWTRKMSMTLEEMRTSEQVRAALRCADRRK
- the glgB gene encoding 1,4-alpha-glucan branching protein GlgB, with translation MPEDQHDELPPHGDALLTRVEEPAAKPAKPPRGRSTGGKAASFAALLPAPGDLGRLLAGEHSQPHDVLAAHTVTVAGTSGVVIRALMPNAIAAEAVLDVGGVIVPLDTTATGLSNLFCGFIPGATLPLRYRLRFHFADGAVWEREDPYRFLPTIGDVDLHLFGEGTHRRLWEKLGAHVRTMEGVEGTSFAVWAPNAKRVSVVGDFSGWDGRIFPMRSMGGSGVFEVFVPEIRPGALYKFEMLTTEGLIRVKSDPFAFKLEQYPGTASIVQQEGAYQWADSDWMMRRDNKGHWDVLHEPVLIYEMHLGSWARVPEEGHRPLTYREIAPRLAEHVNRLGFTHVELMPVMEHPFYGSWGYQVSGYYAPTSRYGTPDDFRFFVDTLHQHGIGVVLDWVPAHFPKDDYALRRFDGTALFEHADPRLGEHPDWGTLIFNYGRNEVRNFLVANALYWLEEFHADGLRVDAVASMLYLDYSRKAGEWMRNRFGGRENLEAIEFLKQFNETIRDEEPGCFTVAEESTAWPNVTKPAPEGGLGFTFKWNMGWMHDTLVYFTKDPVYRFHHHDQLTFAMMYEYGEHFLMPLSHDEVVHLKGSLYSKMPGDHWQKLANLRLLLAYMLTRPGKKLLFMGTELATPNEWDHDRSLDWHLLDAPERAAYASYVGRLGHLYRGQSALWREDPSWEGFGWVDVADRANSVISYVRRDGERHVLVVLNLTPVPRESYRIGVPDSGTYVKLLSSDDQEWGGSGYGAFDTLETEPSAFHGYPQSVALTLPPLAAVIIGPRG